One window of the Gopherus evgoodei ecotype Sinaloan lineage unplaced genomic scaffold, rGopEvg1_v1.p scaffold_36_arrow_ctg1, whole genome shotgun sequence genome contains the following:
- the LOC115641847 gene encoding olfactory receptor 52E2-like, protein MAAFNFTPSDPSTFILMGIPGLEAAHIWISIPFSTFYIISLLGNFTLLSVVGKEQTLHKPMYLLLCMLALTDIATPTFVVPKALGIFWFNLKGITMAGCLTQMFFLHMVSVMHSATLVTMAFDRYVAICIPLRYATILSNSQIAKLGLVCLIKAVLFILPLPLLMSQQPFCANRIIPHTQCEYIAVFKMACGDITVNRIYSLVLGFVVMGFDLTLIALSYGLIIRAVLRMSSKNAHQKALNTCTTHICVMLTYYTPSIFSNLTYRFGQGIAPHVHIILSDLYLLIPPMLNPIIYGIRTKELREKVGKYICCRR, encoded by the coding sequence ATGGCAGCTTTCAACTTCACCCCCTCTGACCCTTCAACATTCATCCTAATGGGAATCCCCGGCCTGGAGGCTGCCCacatctggatttccatccctttctctacATTCTACATTATCAGTCTGTTGGGAAATTTCACGCTTCTGTCTGTTGTAGGTAAGGAGCAGACCCTGCACAAGCCGatgtacctgctgctctgcatgctggcgcTCACAGACATCGCCACACCTACCTTCGTTGTGCCAAAGGCATTGGGcatattttggttcaatttgaaaggcattactatggctggctgcctcacccagatgttcttccttcACATGGTTTCTGTTATGCACTCAGCCACCCTCGTGACAATGGCCTTCGATCGCTACGTTGCCATATGTATCCCTCTGAGATATGCCACCATCCTCAGCAATTCACAAATAGCTAAGCTCGGGCTTGTATGTTTGATAAAAGCTGTTCTTTTCATTCTGCCTCTACCCCTGCTTATGAGTcagcagccattctgtgccaaccGCATTATCCCCCATACACAATGTGAGTACATAGCTGTGTTCAAGATGGCATGTGGGGACATTACAGTAAACAGGATATATAGCTTGGTGCTAGGATTTGTAGTTATGGGTTTTGACCTGACGCTCATTGCCCTGTCCTACGGTCTGATCATCAGGGCCGTCCTCAGAATGTCCTCTAAGAATGCCCACCAGAAAGCCCTCAACACTTGCACAACTCACATCTGTGTGATGCTGACATATTACACCCCTAGCATCTTCTCCAATCTCACATACCGGTTTGGTCAAGGCATCGCTCCCCATGTTCacatcatcttgtctgacctctatCTCCTCATCCCTCCCATGCTCAACCCTATCATTTATGGGATCAGAACCAAAGAGCTTCGTGAAAAAGTGGGCAAATACATCTGCTGCAGAAGGTGA